TTCAGCAGCAATCGATGAACGGTGTCCAACGATCAAATCGTTACGGCGTTACACTGGACGTGGCGTGGCGTGAGTGAGTGACGTTAAGTGCTGTGTGGGTTCTTTTCACCGTTTGAAAATTTGTCATCGATCCCTCTCGAACGCAAGAATTTCCATGCGCGCTGTCGATGTTCGAATTACCGATGACTTGTTAAGCATCTAATTGTGAAGCTTTGTGACCAGGAAACTAGTGATATTGGTGTTTTATCGCAAGGaatatctgtgtgtgtgtgtgtcttggagtgtaaaaagtgaagaaaattGCACTCCGGGAACGCGTTATGCTCGATTGTGTGAATAATTAATAACGGCGGCctcgattgggattgggagCGCTTACGCCATCATCCTGCAGTGTGACGGTAAAAGTGAAGCGTAAAAACCCAGTCCTCAATGCATGTGAACCAatggtgcgtttgtgtgtatggAATAGCATAAAACCATCGTTTGAATATCATGGCATTTGTTCCCAGTGACTCCAACGACGGATTAATAGCCTCGGACCATGTACGCAGTGCGGAATTTCTCCTATCGCTAGGATAAAGGTagtgaagcagcagcagcagcagcagcagcagtatatTTGCTCGGGCAGTTTGGTTCTTCATAGCATCTACCACTACCCCTTCTTCGCCGTGTGCAAAGATTGAAATTGGTGCAAACGCAAGCATCGTTAGAGAAGGCGGGGTCCCGTCTTCTCTCGGGTATACGCCATCGCACCATGACGCAACTGGAGGATGACGACCTTTTgaacaatttgctcaaaatcccgggcaccatcatcatctacAACAATGATATGAGCTGTAAGTGCGACTTGAAGCGGTgttttatctgttttttttttttgtaattgtcGGAGGTGGCAGCTGGTCTAGTTGAATGGTTCGCCGGTATCTACAAGGTCAAAAGTGAATCTGTTCCCATCCTTCCCGTTTGACACAAGGACCGAGGGAAGAGTCTTGATAAGATCCGTATTTCTGATGATCATGTAGAACGCTCAAACCTtctaaaacgaaaaaagaagaagaagagccgAACTTAAAACGCGTCTTAATTCTTCCAATTCCAATATTCAATATAAGTTGCGCAATATCCATAAGTTCCTAAACTGTCCATTCTCTGCTAGTCAGTCCTTCACAAGAACGACGTTCTTTTACAAGAACCATTCCAAAATGACATACAATAGCAAATGTGTCTAACTGATTGCTGAATAATTGCCCTTAGCTAAAGGAGTACTTCCACGTCCAATTGCACCTCTCGTAGCTCCTAAGCCCACCCCTTCTTACGAATCAATTTCCCTTTTGCAGCCTACGATTACGTGCTAAACGCCCACAATGTAACGCTCCCGCTGACACCGGCCGCCTCCACCGCCGGTTCGGCCACATCGGAACAATCGGTGGACGACCTGAACAGCAGCGCATCGATCGATGCGGACGTGACATCTTCGCCAGGTCCCACGAACCAGGCCGGATTTTCGCACCTGCCTTGCGTCAGTTCGCCCATCTCCGTAGCGCTCGACACTCCTGCCAGCTCGGAACTGGACCAGAGCTTTGGCAGTGTGGAAACGGCCGGAGTACCGGGTGTATCATCAGCAACTGGAGATGCCAATGGAACCGGGTCGCTGCTCGCTGCGACCGCGGAAGACATCATCGAGGGAGACGAGCTGGAGTACGAGGAGATGGAAACCGGAACGCTAGAGGAAGCGCGCGAAGGggaggaggacgacgatgacgattcCGAGCCGGAGCTGACCAATCTGTCCTGGCTGACGGAGCTGAAGAACATCACCAACCTGACACCGTCGGACGCACCGCTGACGGATTTGCCAACGGCACGGTTTAACAAATTTATCGCCCAAGTACGAAggtaagtgtgtgcgtgtgtgtgagagagagagagtctcAGTGTAGCCCAGTTGGCGACACCGTGGTAAGAGTAGGGCCCATATCTTCGGCACCATATTCTATATCCGTCCGCAACTGCTTTCGCCATTCGCCAGGAGCCGGGAGACGTACGACAAGCGCAAAGAGCAGTACACGTCGCTGGCGAGCTCGCTGGAAAAACCACCCTTCAACTATGCACAAATCATCGCCATGGCCATGCTGGAGGAGGGCCGCATGACGCTCAAGCAGATATGCAAATGGATTCAGGAAAAGTTTGCCTACTACAAGGTGCACAAAAACTGGAATGTAAGTATCGCACAAAGGTGCTCGCGATGCGTTCCTGCGACgggtttttcatttgtttattttgctgcATTCTTTCCCCTCGTCCACCGTCTTCCCCCGCCGTGCCATCAGAACTCTATCCGGCACAATTTGTCGTTgagttttttcttcaccaaagTACAACGGGCCAAAGACGAGAAGGGCAAGGGAGGCTACTGGGAGCTGTCGATGGATGTGTCAAAAAGCGAACGGCGCCGGGTGCGCGTTCGGCAGCGGAACAAAGCAGCCGGCAGCAATGGCGTACAGTGCAATCGGCGAACGCTGGCGTCGGCACGGTTCGATTCTAAGGGATCGTCGAACGGACCATCCGACTCTGCTGGCACTactaataataacaacaacgaGCAAACGGTTAACAACAATCTTCCCAAGTATCCAACGGTGTCGGTAAGCGATACGGCGCCGGAAACGATCGcaactaccaccaccagctcATCACCTGCGGCCACGAACGAATGCGTTTCGCTGGGTGACTCGATTGGATCGCACCGGGAACAACAGCTGACCACACTAgacagcaacaataacaactgtttagagcagcagcagcagcagcaactaccAACATCCGGTCCCTTACAGGTACAGAACGTGATGATCGATATTATCGACAACTACAGCAAGTCGACGATCGATACCACTGTGCTGCCAGCAGTAGCACCCACCCTATCCGGTGCACTGCAACTGTCCGGCGAAACACACCTGTCTACCCTGCAGCCGGTCGCGGAGCTACCGGTCAACGAGGAACAACTGATGCGGGCCAGCGCCATGGTGGACGGTTGTACGATCAACTTCGATTCCATCATCAATGGCGAAACTGGGGCCAGCATTTTCAGCAATCTCAACGTGGATGAGGTAAGCGGCAGTGCCGTTGAGGTACTATTACTAATATTAATGGATCAATGCCTAATACGATCACTTACCTGCAGATCTTCTCCGACAACGAGATACCGCAGCCAGCGAACGACGATATCATTGTGCCATTCTTCAGCAACGTCCAGCAGGTCCAGGCCGGCCCGAACGTGGTCGTCGAAACGATACCGTACTATCTGCCCGACATGGGCCACTTCGACGAGAGCGATTTCGGCAATCTGATCAACATCAACGAACAGGAGATTAGTGACGAGTTCCTCAACGAGCATGGATTTCTTTAGGAAATTCCCGGGCAGGATGTTCAGGGTTTTCGGGGACCGAAGAAGTTAGCAGCCTTTTTTGTGGGTCAGTGGGATTTAAAGTAAGTCTTGTCTCTATTTCTCTCAAGCCCCCAGTGTCCATTCCGTCCAGGTAGTAAAGTTAAGTAGGGAAACATGTCTAGTCTCGTCCAATATGGGCGTAAAGCTAAAGCAGCCGAATGCAGTCCACACTGCATGCAGCGCGCTCACTTAGCATTAGAAATAGCAGAGTAAGTACAAGTGCAGCGGTTAtaactagtgatgtgctctttggagcgcacccacgactccgatctgaCTCCGGCTATTGTTATTCTGATTCCAACTCCGGCAACATCCGAACCACTAGTTTCTCCCGGattcggaatcgtctggagtcgtccaaagtcgttcggagtcgccctgaatcgtccgaagtcgttaggagtcgtccggagtcaccgAAAACGTACGGAGTCGAATAGAGTCGAGTCATTCTtgagtcggagtcattcggagttgtccagagtcgaCCGGAATCGGACTTGGTCGGAGTGAACAGGAGCCTTCAGGTGTAATGTAATTGTGATCAGGCGTATCATTTCGTTGTGTTCTTTTGTATTTCGACTACAACCGTCCGTTCCTACAACCGCACGACTTGGCCTCcaaccgattccggacgactccagcgACTCCGAACagctccgaacgactccggccgACCCAGAACGACTCCGGCCGACCcagaacgactccgggcgattccgggcgattccggacgattccgtaTGACTCCGGACAAAGCTGGACAGACCTACCTTTCGGAGTGGATTCCTAAATTATCGGGCggtttttgccaactttaccctgCCCTTAACACTAGTTATAACGCGGAATGGTGGTGCAACTCTAGCATGCTCGCCTGATGGGACAGGTTTGTACTGGGAAAGCCACAGCGACAGGCACTATTGTAGCGCTACAGTCTTTTTAGTCGTGTACCATTCTTTGAACCATTCTTCGATTCGCAAACGAGTTTGCTCTTCGTCATCTGTAAATACGTATTAAGTGCATGGATAAGTGATCGATAGAGAATGATCCAATAAAACCgttttcatttcatcagaCAGTTGGTTCAGTTGGTAAATCCATTTCGTTTCATGATCCGGTAAGTAGTTTCGGATTGTTACAGGGGCGCTGAAATAATAAGCACACCTGTTAGCGCTTTTTGGAAGCGTGctctatatgtgtgtgtatgtgttttgtattTACTTAAAAATAGTGGATCTGctttttattcataaaatgATGCAACTCATTTACACTTCGTAATAGGGATAAATCTATAAAGTATATAGTTTGTTTCTTATACTCAATCGTTCCTCAATCGTCAATCTGcaaactttttgtgactttcctttttcttctaaatCGGCTTATcgtcgtttatgttttatgatgATCGATGCATcgggttggtttgtttgtttatctgtTTAATTTTGCGTTTATGCTTTTCCGCTACATTTTGTGCCAGGTCACGTCGCTACTTCTCTCTTTCGAATTGAGCTCCTTCTGTTTGGGTTGGCGTTTAGTGTAGATTCTTCGATCATAGTTGCATAAAACTTGTATCAAACAATACGTCTTCAGTTAAAACCATTTGTTCGTGAGCAGAAATAGCTTCAAGTTAAGAAACTAATAACCTTGTCAAAATAAAAGCCATCACAGCCGAACAAAAACGGGACGCAAAAAATTCATTCTGATGTGACAAACTAAGCGTGAATTACAATCGTGTTCCAATTATAGCGACCAAGAATTGTGGCTTGCAACAAAAACATACGACttgtaaaataattattccATGAAAATGCTATACACATTTCTTTGACCACTACTGCAGAACTAGATCGGCAAAACGGCAAACAGATAAAGGCACAAGTAGTTTTCATGTTAGTGGGCTAGTGGTGCTCTCACCATGCATGTGATAGCTGGGTATATCTTTTGAAGAAAATGTGATCCAttgagaaaaaagaaatggaatCTATTCCGTTTGCCATCCAGGCCATTATCGTTGGTAAACTAATTGATGCTCGCTATGCAAAGAAGAATCtttatgtgtttgttgtgtattTTTGACTACCACTTGTCAACGGCA
This is a stretch of genomic DNA from Anopheles merus strain MAF chromosome 2R, AmerM5.1, whole genome shotgun sequence. It encodes these proteins:
- the LOC121587932 gene encoding forkhead box C1-A, which encodes MTQLEDDDLLNNLLKIPGTIIIYNNDMSSYDYVLNAHNVTLPLTPAASTAGSATSEQSVDDLNSSASIDADVTSSPGPTNQAGFSHLPCVSSPISVALDTPASSELDQSFGSVETAGVPGVSSATGDANGTGSLLAATAEDIIEGDELEYEEMETGTLEEAREGEEDDDDDSEPELTNLSWLTELKNITNLTPSDAPLTDLPTARFNKFIAQVRRSRETYDKRKEQYTSLASSLEKPPFNYAQIIAMAMLEEGRMTLKQICKWIQEKFAYYKVHKNWNNSIRHNLSLSFFFTKVQRAKDEKGKGGYWELSMDVSKSERRRVRVRQRNKAAGSNGVQCNRRTLASARFDSKGSSNGPSDSAGTTNNNNNEQTVNNNLPKYPTVSVSDTAPETIATTTTSSSPAATNECVSLGDSIGSHREQQLTTLDSNNNNCLEQQQQQQLPTSGPLQVQNVMIDIIDNYSKSTIDTTVLPAVAPTLSGALQLSGETHLSTLQPVAELPVNEEQLMRASAMVDGCTINFDSIINGETGASIFSNLNVDEIFSDNEIPQPANDDIIVPFFSNVQQVQAGPNVVVETIPYYLPDMGHFDESDFGNLININEQEISDEFLNEHGFL